A region from the Limnochordia bacterium genome encodes:
- the cas2 gene encoding CRISPR-associated endonuclease Cas2 has translation MMVLVSYDVRTDVPEGATRLRRLAKICEDYGQRVQYSVFECVVDPAQWTMMRSKLEATIDPDYDSLRYYYLGRNWRNRVEHVGAKATYDPEGPLIV, from the coding sequence ATGATGGTCTTGGTCAGCTACGATGTCCGTACAGATGTGCCAGAAGGAGCAACGCGTTTGCGAAGGCTTGCGAAGATATGCGAGGACTACGGTCAAAGGGTTCAATATTCGGTCTTCGAATGCGTGGTTGATCCTGCACAATGGACCATGATGCGGTCGAAACTAGAAGCTACTATTGATCCAGACTACGATAGTCTTCGATATTACTATCTAGGGAGAAACTGGAGAAACAGGGTCGAGCACGTAGGAGCGAAGGCAACTTATGACCCGGAAGGACCGTTGATAGTATGA
- the cas1c gene encoding type I-C CRISPR-associated endonuclease Cas1c — protein MKRLLNTLYVTTEGAYLARERETVVVKMKDQPSFRIPIHTLSGIVCIGRVACSPPLMGLCADRNVAISFLTEHGRFIARVTGPVSGNVLLRRTQYRWADDSIKTADVARNIVIAKVVNSRAVLSRSLRDYRDRIDQVAIERVINRYDQILEQLLTCSDVDQIRGFEGEAARLYFGVFDWLIVAQKEAFYLKGRNRRPPLDNMNALLSFLYTLLMHDVGSALETVGLDPAVGFLHRDRPGRPSLALDLMEEFRSFIADRLALTCVNRKQIQSDGFERSEAGAVVMKDETRKTIISAYQKRKMDEIEHPYLGEKVPIGLLMHVQAMLMARYLRGDIDEYPPYMWR, from the coding sequence GTGAAACGTTTGCTTAACACGCTATACGTGACTACGGAAGGAGCTTATCTAGCTCGGGAACGCGAGACGGTTGTAGTGAAGATGAAGGATCAGCCGTCCTTTAGAATACCTATACATACATTATCGGGAATTGTGTGTATCGGTAGAGTAGCTTGTAGCCCGCCACTAATGGGTCTATGCGCGGACCGTAATGTTGCCATATCGTTCTTGACCGAACATGGCCGATTCATAGCGCGCGTTACCGGGCCGGTAAGCGGCAATGTGTTGTTGAGAAGGACACAGTACCGGTGGGCGGATGATTCTATAAAAACAGCTGATGTGGCAAGGAATATAGTAATCGCAAAAGTTGTTAATTCTCGTGCAGTCTTAAGTAGAAGCTTGCGGGACTATCGAGACAGGATAGATCAAGTAGCAATAGAAAGGGTAATTAACAGATATGACCAAATCCTGGAGCAACTCTTGACTTGTTCCGATGTTGATCAGATTCGGGGATTCGAAGGCGAGGCAGCGCGACTTTACTTTGGAGTGTTTGATTGGCTCATTGTTGCGCAAAAGGAAGCGTTCTACTTAAAAGGGCGGAATAGACGTCCACCGCTAGACAATATGAATGCGTTGCTATCGTTTCTGTATACCCTACTCATGCATGATGTCGGGTCGGCGCTTGAGACAGTTGGTCTAGATCCTGCTGTTGGATTTTTGCACCGTGATAGACCGGGTCGGCCAAGCCTGGCCCTTGATCTAATGGAGGAGTTTCGTTCGTTTATTGCTGATCGGTTAGCGTTAACATGTGTGAACCGCAAGCAAATACAGTCGGATGGTTTCGAACGGTCTGAGGCCGGTGCTGTTGTTATGAAGGACGAGACGCGGAAAACCATAATCAGTGCTTACCAGAAGCGCAAAATGGACGAAATAGAACATCCTTATCTTGGTGAGAAAGTACCAATAGGTCTTCTTATGCACGTTCAGGCCATGTTAATGGCGCGCTACCTGAGGGGAGACATTGACGAGTACCCGCCTTATATGTGGAGGTGA
- the cas4 gene encoding CRISPR-associated protein Cas4, with translation MIADSLLQEHEPGLYSEDDLLPLSAIQHMAFCPRQCALIHLECIWEENVLTAEGRLLHERTHQSQRELRGDLLIVRGLRLRSMKLGLTGQADVVEFHRVGADPTNGDMNTVAIDNLSGLWRPFPVEYKRGRAKKDNCDLVQLCAQAICLEELLSVSIERGALFYGQSRHRLDVEFSKTLRAETKRLANELHMLSTKGKTPPAEYSNRCKACSLVDACMPLLVKKRSVRSYMKSAVEETLSKESGK, from the coding sequence TTGATTGCTGATTCATTGCTTCAGGAACATGAGCCCGGGCTATACAGTGAGGACGATCTGCTACCCTTGTCTGCGATTCAACACATGGCGTTCTGTCCAAGACAGTGTGCCTTGATCCACCTAGAGTGTATTTGGGAGGAAAATGTGCTTACAGCAGAGGGGCGTTTGCTGCATGAGCGTACCCACCAATCGCAAAGAGAACTCCGTGGTGATTTGCTGATTGTACGGGGTCTTAGATTACGCTCAATGAAACTTGGGCTTACAGGACAGGCTGATGTGGTAGAGTTTCATCGGGTTGGGGCGGATCCAACGAATGGGGACATGAACACCGTGGCAATTGATAACCTAAGTGGCCTATGGAGACCCTTCCCAGTCGAATACAAACGTGGGCGGGCAAAGAAAGACAACTGTGACTTAGTCCAGCTTTGTGCGCAAGCCATTTGCTTGGAGGAGCTCTTATCTGTATCTATAGAAAGAGGTGCTTTGTTTTATGGTCAATCCCGACATCGTCTAGATGTGGAGTTTAGCAAGACGTTGCGGGCTGAGACCAAAAGGTTAGCCAATGAGCTACACATGCTATCAACGAAAGGTAAGACTCCTCCCGCAGAGTATAGCAACCGATGTAAAGCTTGTTCATTGGTGGATGCCTGTATGCCACTACTAGTCAAAAAAAGGAGTGTCAGATCATATATGAAATCTGCAGTGGAGGAAACACTGTCTAAGGAATCGGGGAAATGA